The genomic DNA AGAATGAAGATACTTCCAAATCACAAGCTCAGATACGTTCTCGGCATCCTTGGTACGGCAGTGGCTTGCTACGGCGGCCTGCACGTCATCGGCCACCAGACCAATGATCGTATCCACTCCTACGAGACAGACGAGCTACCGTACGCCGACGCGGTGGAGGTCGCTCCGGGGTCAGAGTACTTCTTCACCTGGGGCGTCACTGCGAGTCCTCGGATGAAGGAGATCGCAAAGAATAGCGTCGAAAACCGGTATGGCGACACCTACCAGCAATCCTACGCCGTGCTCACGCAACTGACGCAGGACCTGGCGGAGGTCGGTTTGACGCTCCGCGACGTGGCCAATGTGCGCGCGTACATCGTGGCGGACCCGGAAGCGGATTTCGATGGCTGGAACCGGGCGTTCTCCGAGTTCTTCGGCACCCTCACCAACCCGCACAAGCCCGCTCGCACCACGGTTGGCATCGCTCGTCTTTTCCATTCCGACTATCGCGTGGAAGTGGAGTTCACTTGCGTCTTTCCAGATGGACGCGGCCCCAACGTGGCGGGATCTCGTCAGCACGAACGCTACACGCGCCTTAGCCGCACCGAGACCAGCGATCGCTGGAAATCCTACGGCCGTCCCGCTTGGCCAATGAGCACGGGAAAGGCGACCGAGGGCTCCACCGGGCTTTTCTTCTCTTCTTCGGTGCGTCCCCAGTCCATGATCCCGAACGCTCCTCCCGGATTCCATATGTACGGAAACATCACCCAGCAGTCCGATTCCCTGTTCAAGCAAATGTCGGAACAGCTGAAGCTAGCAGGGCTCGGCTTCGAAGACGTCTTTTTCATGAGAGCCTGCGTGTATCCAGGAAAGGACTCCATAGGAAAGAGTTTCGCTGCCTTCAATTCCGAGTACTCCAAGTACTTCAACAACAGCCAAAACCCAAACCGGCCCACGCGTACCGTGATGTCCACCCCTGGCTACAACTATCGAAACCAGAACATTTCCATTGAATACTATGCTGCGTATCCAGAAATTGATGCCACCACCTTTGAGTCAGCAACCGCTTCCTTCGGCAGCTCGCCTTCCGTGATGGACAATCAGCCGATCGCATCGGCGGGAAAAGCCGTCTCCCCCGACGCTTCCATTCTTTTTCTGGCAGGCAGCATATCTTCCGTGGAAGGGAGCATGAAGGAGCAAGTGGCGTCCGCCATGGATTCGCTGTCATCCCGTCTGGACAGGGCTGGAGCGAGCCTGGAGGACGTTTTTCAGCTTCGTGCCTACATAACCACCTCCGATTCGAAATCCTTGGATAAGCGTATCCAAACATGGGAGACAATGTTCAAGCAATACTTCAAGACCGACCACGCCCCTGCCTTGACCACCCTGCCCGTGGAGTCGATCGTCGGAGGCGGTCTCATCGAAATCGAAGCGAGCGCCGCCATCATGCGCTAGGGAGGCCAGAAGACCGAACGCAGCGCAAACGGATATCGGGATGGCAAAATCGCTTCTGAGCACGATGACCATAGGGGGACGCTCGCTTCCTGGAGATGAGCGCTTTGAAGTGATCGATCCAGCGACGGGGGAAGCCTTCGCCAACGCTCCCATCTGCCACCGCAGCGATCTAGAGGAAGCCATCGGCTCCGCCCAAAAAGCGTTCAAGCACTGGGCCACCTCGGAAAACCTGCGGCGCAACGCGCTGCTGTCCTGCGCGGAGCGCATCGGCGAAATAGAGGAGCAGCTCGCCATGACCATCACGCGCGAGCAGGGCAAGCCACTGGCCGAGGCTCGCAGCGAGGTCCGCTACGCCCAAAGCGTCCTGGAGGAGTACGCCAAGATGCCGCTTCCCGGTTCGGTGCTCGGCCAGAACGAACGCTCACGCACGGTGCTCATCCACAAGCCTTTTGGCGTAGTGGGGCTGATCACGCCCTGGAACTTTCCGATCGGAACCGCGGTGGTGAAGCTGGCCCCGGCCTTGCTCGCCGGAAACTGCGTGATACTCAAGCCGTCTCCCTACGCTCCGCTTTCCCCTCTGCTGCTTGGCAAGGCGCTGCGCAAGACGCTCCCCGCTGGCGTGCTCAACACCGTGTCAGGTGGCGACGAACTGGGATCCCTTATCTCCCGCCACCCTGCGATTCGAAAACTCTCCGTCACCGGCTCCGTATCAACCGGGCAATGCGTGCTGAAAGATTCCGCCGAGGAGCTCAAGTCCGTGACCTTGGAACTCGGAGGCAACGACCCCGCGATCCTGCTTCCGGACGCGCCTGTGGGATCCATCGCGTCCTCGCTGCTCGACGCGGCGTGGAGAAACGCCGGCCAGGTCTGCAGCGCCATCAAACGCGTCTACGTGCACGAGACGAAACAGAGAGAGCTTATACAGGCTCTCTGCAAGGAGGCCATTCGATTCAAGGTGGGAAACGGACTGGATGCGTCCACGCGTATTGGTCCTCTCACTACGCATGACCAGCAGAGAAAGGCTCAGCACCTGTCGTCCCTAGTGGAGTCCTCCTGCGGAACCCTGCTTTGCGAAAAGCTTCCTCCACTCGACGGTGGCTACTTCTTCCCGCCATCCATCGCCACCGGCCTGCCTCAAGACCACCCCCTGGTTCAGGAAGAGCAGTTCTCGCCCATCCTGCCGATCGTAGCCTACCAGACGCTCGATCAAGCCATCGAATGGTCGAACGAGACAAATTTCGGCCTATCCGCTTCCATCTGGACCTCGAACCCAAAACTTGGATACGACATCGCCACCCAACTTGAATGTGGACGAGTGGGCATCAACGGACACAGGCGAGCGGACATCTCCGCGCCCTTCGGTGGAGTGAAGCATTCTGGACTGGGGCGCGAGCTTGGGGAGTGGGGCCTGCTTGGCATGTGCGAGTCGCAGGTCATCAACGTGTTTTCCTGACTGCCTTGACCGGATCCCTCTGCCAAAAAAAGCGCCACCCCAACGGGTGACGCTTCGTTTTCCTACTTAACTGATGAACTAAAACCGGTCGGAACGACACTGCCTCCATGCGGCTCAGGCTAGAACTCGAAGTTGGCCACGAAACGAAGAGGCATAAACTCCATATCGCCTTCGTCGTTCAAAGCCCCTAGACCGAGCACATCCAAGACGGAATCGTTGTCGTCGAGAGCTTCCTGCATGTAGAAACCCGTTTCCACTCCGAGCACCACCGTCTCGGAAGCGCGGTAGTCGAGACCAAATCCGATACCGCCGCTCCACACGGTCGAGTCGTCATAGAAGGCGGCATTGGTCAAAGCCCCTTGGTAGGGATCAACAAACGTCACATCCGGCACCGAGAACGAAGCGGTGATCTCGTCCACCTCCTTGATCCCGAGCTGCACCGAAACGTGAGGCTGCCACTTGCTCTCAGTCACAAAATGGTAGCGAACGCCACCATACAGACCAAGATCGTCGTAGTCGCTAAAGCGGCCGTTGAGCGGTAGACTGTCCGCCACCGTACCCACTCTCAGGATACCCTCGTCCGACTGCATCTGACGAAGCCCGAAGAAATACGACAGAGAGCTGTCCTTCCGATAGATCGCTTCGACCGACAACTCCATGAAATCGCCGTAGACGTCGTCGAAGCTCTTTGCGTCGACATCCACCGGAAGGCTTCCCGGATCGAGTCCCAGCAGAACCGAACCATCAAACGACGGCCCCCTATGCACGTCCCCGCCTGTGGAATACACCGGCCCCCCTTGCACCGAAAACGACCACTGGCCGTCCTGAGCGTGTAAAGTTGAAGTCGCTGCCAACGCCCCTGCGATGGCTAGAATGGATACAGTCGTTTTAAGCATTTTTTCTCCTCCTATCTTAGTTTGTAATATGCCTGAACAACTTCAGACGAAGTGCGGATCCTAATGGACAGCTATTGAACCACGCTTGTTTTGTTCATTTGCATGCAGATTTTTTATAGGCCCCATGCGACAGGGGAACATGCTCGCAGGTCGATGCTGAGGTAGTTCAAAAAAACCGCCCTGGAGAAGGCCTCAAATCCTTGCTCGCTCTGCCTACGGCGCACGGTCTGCTAGCGAACTGCTACACCAAAAAGATGTCTAACTATTCACGCCTTATTCAAATCGGGGCGGCGGCTACCGCATTGTGCTCGCTTTCCATCGCCGCGCCGGAACCTCCCATCTACAACAGCGAAGCGACGCGGCACCCGGAAACCGGATTGCAGGGCATGGTTTCCTCCCGCGAGAAACGAGCCAGCGAAGCAGCGCTCGAAGTTCTGAAAAACGGCGGCAATGCCGTGGACGCCGCCGTCACGCTTGCGTTCGCCATGGCGGTCACCACCCCTCAAGCGGGAAACATCGGCGGAGGGGGGTTCATGATGATCCATTCCGCGGATACAAACGCCACCGTTGCGCTGGACTATCGCGAGAAGGCTCCGCTCGCCGCGACACGCGACATGTACCTCGGCCCCGACGGGGAGGTGGACAAAGAGCTATCCCGCTACAGTCATCTTTCAGCCGGAGTGCCAGGCACGGTGGCCGGACTCTCCGCGGCCTTGGAAAAATACGGTACGATTTCTCTGGCCGAAGCAATCCAGCCAGCGATCAAACTCGCTCGGAATGGCTTTCCGGTGAACGAGGATCTCTACCAATCGCTTAAAACAGGGAAGGAACGCGTGGAAAAGCACGCCCCGCACGCTCTCGCCTACTTCTACGACGACGAAGGCGTCCCTTTCCCACCCGGCCACCTGATTTCGATTCCCGAACTGGCGGATACGCTGGAGCTGATCGCGAAAGAAGGACCCGACGCCTTCTACAAGGGAGCGATCGCGGACCTGATCGTTTCCGATATGGAAAAGCATGGCGGAATCATCACCCATGAGGATCTCGCCCGCTATGAACCCGTATTCAGAAATCCGGTACGCGGCACCTACAAAGGCTACGAAATCGTATCCATGCCTCCGCCCAGCTCGGGCGGCGCCCATATCGTACAGATTCTGAATATTCTGGAGCCCCTCGACCTGCATAGCAAAGGCCACAACAGCGCCGCCTCCATCCATTTGATGGCGGAAGCCATGAAATACGCCTACGCTGACCGATCCAAGCACCTTGGCGACAGCGATTTCAACCCGGTCCCGCTGGAGTGGATCACCTCAAAATCCTACGCCGACACCATTCGCGAAAAGATGAACCTCAACAGGGCCACACCAAGCGTGGACATACTCCCCGGCGAGCCGATTCATGAAGGGTTGGATACGACCCACTTCAGCGTGATGGATCGATATGGAAACGCGGTTTCGAACACCTATACGATCAACTTCACCTTCGGTTCGAAAATCATGCCGCCCGGTACTGGGTTCTTTCTCAACAACGAGATGGATGACTTCTCGTCCAAGCCCGGCGTTCCGAATGCCTACGGGCTGATCGGGGGCGAGTTCAACGCGATCGAAGCTGAAAAGCGCATGCTAAGTTCCATGTCGCCGACCATCGTGCTGAAAGACGGGACGCCGGTCCTGTTGACAGGTAGTCGGGGAGGCAGCCAGATCATCTCCGTTTCGCTTCAAGTGATCCTCAACGTGATCGAACACCAGATGAACATCGCTGAAGCCGTCGCCGCTCCTCGGATACACCACCAGTGGCTTCCCGATACGCTCGGGGTCGAGAAAGGAGTCAGCCCGGACACCATCGCCCTCCTCGAACAGATGGGCTACGAGGTTCGACAAGGCCGAGCCATGGGCACGGCAAACTCCGTGACCTTTGAAGATGGGATCTTCTACGGGGGCTCCGATCCCAGGCGTCCGGACTCCACCGCGATCGGATACTAGAACGCCTTCCGGATGCGACCTAAGTTACAACTGAAACCACCTCAAGGAAACGGCCTTTCCCTACCCTCCTCGCCACACCATAAAAAGCAGCCGCGGCCCCTCCCCCGCGGCTGCTCGAGCTGATCTCGAACCTCGACTTCCCAGACCAAATAGCTATGCATCCACTTCTTAGATACACATTCACCGTATTTGCCGCGACAAGCATTGCGACCGCAACCTTCGCCGACAAATCCGAGAGGACGCCAAGAGACGACTGGAGCGAAGCCCAGTTGCTCGAGCTCGCAAAGGAAGTCCACGACTCCTGCCTGACCATCGACACGCATATGGACGTGCCAATCGTGCTCAAGCGACCGGGCTTCGACATTTCGGACGAGCACAGTTGGCACGACCATGCCAGCCAAGTGGACTTTCCTCGCATGGAAGCGGGGGGAATGGATGGCGGTTTTTTCGTCATCTACGTCGGACAAGGCGAGCTCACCCACGAAGGCCGAGCCAACGCCATCGCGTCGGGATTCGAGATCGCCCGGCTCATCCACGACACAGTCGAGCAGCACAGCGCATTGGCGGCGATCGCGACCAGCTCGGAAGAGGCCTACGCCATTCGCGAAGAAGGAAAGCGCGTGGTATTCATCGGTATTGAAAATGGCTATACGATCGGTCGAAACATCGACTTGCTAAGGGACTACCACCAGCTGGGAGCTCGCTACTTCGGCATAACGCATTCGAGAAACAACGATCTCGCGGACTCCTCCACCGATCCCGACGGAAATCTGCACATGGGGCTCTCCGACCTTGGTCGAGCGGCCGTGGAGGAGTGCAATCGACTCGGCATCATGGTGGACATCTCCCACGCCTCGGACAAGACAGCTTGGGACATCCTTGAGCTCTCGGAAACGCCGATTATCGCCTCCCACAGCGCTTGCTACGCCTGCTGGCCGCATCCGCGAAATCTGAACGACGCGCTGCTCAAGGAAATCGCCGCCCGCGATGGCGTAGTGCAAATGAACATGTTTAGCGCCTACATGATGGAAGTTCCCGAAAACGAGCAACGCAGCGAGGCAATGAAAGCTTGGTTCGAGAAGTACCGTAGTGGAAAAGAGCTTACAGAGGAGGAACAAGTCGCATCGGTGGAGGAATACGTAGCCATCCAGCAGGAGTTTCCCAAACCGCTCAGCACCGTTTCCGCAGTCGTTGATCACATCGACCACATGGTGGAGGTGATGGGCATCGAGCACGTCGGGATCAGCGGCGACTTCGATGGCGGCGGCGGCGTGGAAGGCTCCATGGACATTGGACAAATGATGCCCATCACCGTAGAAATGCTTCGTCGCGGCTACACCGAAGATGAACTCGAGCTCTTCTGGGGCGCCAATGTGATGCGGGTCCTAGACGCTTGTCAGGACTACGCCGAAGCGCTGGCGGCCGAAGAGGCGAAGCAGGAGACCTAGGGCAGGCTCCCTCCGATTCGCTAGTCGATATCCAGCTCCGAGATGAGCCAGCGGTTGTGGCGATAAACCATTCGAGCGGAAAACTCCGAAGTGACGCCTTCGTCGGTTTCGATTCCTCCTTCGATCTCCACTGAAACGCCGCGGAGATTTCGCGAGAAGGCGTAGCCATAGATGTCCCGCGAAACGGACCGGTAGGCGGAGAGCATGCTCTGGTTATCCTTGAAGAGGCGGCGCGTATCCGTGATGGCGCGACGTGAGTCGACGTAGAAGGAAGTCAGCAGCTCGGCCCCGCGCGGCACGTTTTTCTCCAACCCTGCTCTCAAAAAGTAGTCCAGCGTGTTCAGGGCCGCGACGTAAAGCTCGCGCTCGACTCTCCCAGCGCCGCCCGAAGAAGGCTGATCCGAAGGGGGCTGGGCGAAACGCAGAGGCTCGGCTTCGCCTCCTCGCGCGACAGCGCCGAAAGAGAGCATCACCATCAGAATCGAAAAAAGGGCGCGGACAGGACGTTTCATGGGCGGTGGCAGAACGGATTTGCTCTCTGGGCAAAGCAGGAACTGCTCCACCCAAAGGATTTGCAGGCGCATTCGCGACGGCGAAGGGGGACTCAGGCGATCGCGCGGAGGGCTCGTCACCGCCTCAAGCTAACCGTAGGATACCTGCTAAAAGCGATCCGGTTACAGAAATTACGGGAAAAGAAGGGCGAACGTTGACGCTCCTCCTCCGGTTCGATGCCCGCGAGTCCCGCTGAGCGCCGTCGGGGCCGAGACTCGTCGCGGCCACCGCCCGGTTAGAAGCCTATTTCCCAGTGCTTCCGAAACCACCGCTGCCTCGGGAGGTCTCGCTCAGCTCGTCCGCTAGCTGGTAGCTGATGGGTCCGCAATCGGGGAAGACCAGCTGAAACAGACGGGTACCGGCTTCCACCACGAAGGCCTCCGACTTGATGTTGTCCACCGCAGCCATGATTTCCCCGCGATATCCTCCGTCGATGAGGCCGATGGAATTGGACATGCGCAGCGGAGTCTTGGAAATGGAAGATCGGGGGATCAGAAAATAGGCCCTGCCGGAGGCGGGTTCGCAGGAAATGCCGAACTTGATCATGGCCGTTTCGCCAGGCTCCACTCGCATGCTCTCAAGCGTGTAGAGGTCCAGTCCCGCGTCACCTTCGTGAAAGTGGCCGTGGTTCGCATAGCGCGACCGGGCGGCATCGTTTATGGGCTTGACCAGGAGATTCACAGTGCTCATGGCGGGCAGTCAGGCCTGTTTTCCGGCGCGAATCAAGCCCGGGAATGGCCGCATGGTCAAACGCGCAGCCGTTTTCCAGCTCTTACACTTGCGATGCCCGAGCCGACTCCTAGCTTACCCCGAAATGAATCCCTCTGGTTCGAGCAGCTTAGTCATTCCGGACATCCACCAGAATATCCTGTGGACTGAATCCATCCTACAGGCGGAGGCGGACTCGGTCGATCGCATCATCTTCCTAGGCGACTATTTCGACCCGAAACTCCCCTGCGCCGCGACGGCGGAGGAAACGGCGATCTACATCTCCTCGCTCAAGGACAGGTTCCAGGAAAACCGCTTCACCTTCCTCGTTGGAAATCACGATCTTCCCTACCTTTACGATATCCAGCAACACGCCCTAGGAAAACCGGTCTGGAAGAATCCGTATTCCTGCAACGCATACGATCCGGACAATACCAGGGGGATCAGCCAGGCCCTTTCCAAACGTTTTCTGGAATCGCTAGAACCGCTCACCCTCGCTCACGGCTGGCTCATCTCCCATGCCGGCGTGCACGAATACCACCTGGAAAGCTACGAAGGAAGCCCGGAAGAAAGCTTCGCCAGATACCGCGACGAGCTCCGCTCGAAGCTGAAAAGCCTTCCTTCCGATCGCGACGTGGCCCTGGCCGGAGTCGGACCGGCCCGTGGGGGGATCGACGCGTTTGGCGGAGTGACCTGGCTGGATTGGCACGGCGAATTCGAAGACACGCTACCTTGGCCTCAGATCGTAGGGCATACCATCCTGGAGAAACCGGACAGGAACGAGCGTAGCTGGAATCTCGATACACGAGCGGGTCACTACGGAATCCTCAGCGATTCGGATCTGAAAGTGAAGCCCTTCGCGAAGGAGCTCAGCTAGCGCGCCAGATTTCCACGGCGCTTCACCCCAATCGAGCAAACGCAGCTTGCGCGCTCCAGATCGCTAGGAAGCGTTTTCACGAGACTCATCAGCCACTTCGATCAGGAGAGCCCCTAGCGCTCTGGCGAACTCCCCCAGCTCGATTGGCTTGTCTAGAAACCCATCGAAACCCGCTTCGCGGCACTGACGTCTCATTTGATCCGAAAGGTAGGAAGAGGCCGCGATGACGGGCACACGCCGCTCTGACTCCTGAGCCCGCAGGGTCTTCACCACCTGCAAGCCATCCATTTTCGGCATTTTCAAGTCCAGCACCACGGCGTCGAAGCGATGCTGAGCAAGAAGGGACACGGCCTGCTCTCCATTGGCAGCAAACGTCGCCTGGCAACCGAGTCGGTCCAACTCCAGTTCCGCCACCGCCCGGTTGGACTGGTCGTCCTCCGCCACCAGGATTCGCTTGCCGTTGAGCTTCAGAAGACGTTCGTCGGTGAGTTCTGAATTCCGCGACGCTGTCAGCTTCGCGTCGAGAGATTCCATAGGGATTTCGAACCAGAACAGCGAACCGCAAGGATCGAGGGGCTCGCAGCCGATACGGCCGCCCAATTGCTCCACCAGCTGTTTGCAGATGGCGAGTCCCAGTCCAGTGCCTTCATAGCTCCTCTCGGTCACGTCCTCTCCTTGAACGAAAGGATCGAAGATCGATTCAACATCCATTGGCCCTACTCCGATTCCCGTATCCGATACTTGTATACGCAAGACCCCCCCGCTTCCTTCCCCACGGCTCGCCTCCAGAGTGATCGCCCCTTCGTCAGTGAACTTATGAGCGTTGTCGAGGAGATTGATAACCAATTGGCGGATACGCATTTCATCGCCCAGCCAGCAGACCGGCGTGCCATCTTCGATCCGGCAACGAAGGTCGAGACCTTTGGAAACAGCTTTCTGGCTGAAGGCGTCGGTAAGCTCGTCCAACAGCAGATGCAGATCGAACTCCCGAAGGCTAACCTCGCTGGCCTTCCCGCCTTTGCCGGAAAAGGTCAGGATATCGTTGATCAGGCTCAGCAAGTGCGTAGCCGAATTGTGAATCAACGAAAGCATTTTCTTCTGAGAGCCTGTGAGACCTTTCAGCTCCTCCGCAAGCATGCTGGATGGACCTATGATCGCGTTCAAAGGCGTGCGCATCTCGTGACTTATAGTTGCGATGAAGGTGCTCTTGGCGGCGTTTCCGGCCTCGGCCTTCTCGAACATCTCCTTCAGCGAAGCGTTGGCTGCATCCAGTTCCTGGGTACGCTTTTCGACTAGCTCCTTCAGCAAACGGTTTTTTCCCCGCTCCCGCTTCCGAGCCGCTGTCACGATGCCGATCATCATGAAGGCTCCGAATGCCCCGTAGGAAAGGTAAGCGACGCCGGAGCGGTAGAACGGCGGCTCGAGCGAGAACGCCAACTGGGCTTCCGGTCCCGTCCGTCCTCCCTCGTAGCGCACCCGGACCTTGAATTCGTAATCTCCGGCCGCCAAGTTCGCCACTTCGAAACTAGAAACCCCGTCTCGAGAAACCCACCCATCTGTCAAGCCCGATAGAAACACCTCGTAAGCGACCGCTCGCCGCGCCCCGAGGGTCGGAGCAGTGAACAGGAACCGTAGATTCCGGTCTTTGTATGGAAAAGCGAATACCGAATCCTCCGCTCGATCGCTCAAATCAAACAGCGTTTCGGGATTTTCGAGAGACTCTATTCGATAAACCGTAGGCGCCTGGGCTTCACCCTCGTTCAGGGCATATCGTTCATCGTACCTTCCTACGAAATTCACTCCCCGCATCCATATTTCACCTACATCTCCCGGTCGCGCCTTGAGAATCCTCTCATTGTTCACGATGGACAGCGTCACGCTGTCCTTCCAATAGGACCCATCGGCCGAGCGACGCAGCACGCCGTGGCTGGCAGATGCCGGCACCCAAACGTTCCCATCGACATCCTGGCTGCCTTTGGTCGGTCCGTTGAATTCGGAACGAATCATATCCATGACGCCGTTGACTTCTACGAACCTCCCCTGTTCTTCCACCCACTTCACGTAGGGATCGCCATCCTGCGAGAGCAAGGCCTCTCCATCTATTTCCCAAAGATTGATCCAAGAGTTTCCGATTCCGTCCTGCTCCGTGAAGATGCGGGCGCTCAACGCCTCGTTCTTGAGCGACAGCCGGGCCACCTTGCCCAAGCCGTGCTCGATCCAGACGCTCCCGTC from Pelagicoccus sp. SDUM812003 includes the following:
- a CDS encoding RidA family protein, whose amino-acid sequence is MKILPNHKLRYVLGILGTAVACYGGLHVIGHQTNDRIHSYETDELPYADAVEVAPGSEYFFTWGVTASPRMKEIAKNSVENRYGDTYQQSYAVLTQLTQDLAEVGLTLRDVANVRAYIVADPEADFDGWNRAFSEFFGTLTNPHKPARTTVGIARLFHSDYRVEVEFTCVFPDGRGPNVAGSRQHERYTRLSRTETSDRWKSYGRPAWPMSTGKATEGSTGLFFSSSVRPQSMIPNAPPGFHMYGNITQQSDSLFKQMSEQLKLAGLGFEDVFFMRACVYPGKDSIGKSFAAFNSEYSKYFNNSQNPNRPTRTVMSTPGYNYRNQNISIEYYAAYPEIDATTFESATASFGSSPSVMDNQPIASAGKAVSPDASILFLAGSISSVEGSMKEQVASAMDSLSSRLDRAGASLEDVFQLRAYITTSDSKSLDKRIQTWETMFKQYFKTDHAPALTTLPVESIVGGGLIEIEASAAIMR
- a CDS encoding aldehyde dehydrogenase family protein, whose amino-acid sequence is MAKSLLSTMTIGGRSLPGDERFEVIDPATGEAFANAPICHRSDLEEAIGSAQKAFKHWATSENLRRNALLSCAERIGEIEEQLAMTITREQGKPLAEARSEVRYAQSVLEEYAKMPLPGSVLGQNERSRTVLIHKPFGVVGLITPWNFPIGTAVVKLAPALLAGNCVILKPSPYAPLSPLLLGKALRKTLPAGVLNTVSGGDELGSLISRHPAIRKLSVTGSVSTGQCVLKDSAEELKSVTLELGGNDPAILLPDAPVGSIASSLLDAAWRNAGQVCSAIKRVYVHETKQRELIQALCKEAIRFKVGNGLDASTRIGPLTTHDQQRKAQHLSSLVESSCGTLLCEKLPPLDGGYFFPPSIATGLPQDHPLVQEEQFSPILPIVAYQTLDQAIEWSNETNFGLSASIWTSNPKLGYDIATQLECGRVGINGHRRADISAPFGGVKHSGLGRELGEWGLLGMCESQVINVFS
- the ggt gene encoding gamma-glutamyltransferase — its product is MSNYSRLIQIGAAATALCSLSIAAPEPPIYNSEATRHPETGLQGMVSSREKRASEAALEVLKNGGNAVDAAVTLAFAMAVTTPQAGNIGGGGFMMIHSADTNATVALDYREKAPLAATRDMYLGPDGEVDKELSRYSHLSAGVPGTVAGLSAALEKYGTISLAEAIQPAIKLARNGFPVNEDLYQSLKTGKERVEKHAPHALAYFYDDEGVPFPPGHLISIPELADTLELIAKEGPDAFYKGAIADLIVSDMEKHGGIITHEDLARYEPVFRNPVRGTYKGYEIVSMPPPSSGGAHIVQILNILEPLDLHSKGHNSAASIHLMAEAMKYAYADRSKHLGDSDFNPVPLEWITSKSYADTIREKMNLNRATPSVDILPGEPIHEGLDTTHFSVMDRYGNAVSNTYTINFTFGSKIMPPGTGFFLNNEMDDFSSKPGVPNAYGLIGGEFNAIEAEKRMLSSMSPTIVLKDGTPVLLTGSRGGSQIISVSLQVILNVIEHQMNIAEAVAAPRIHHQWLPDTLGVEKGVSPDTIALLEQMGYEVRQGRAMGTANSVTFEDGIFYGGSDPRRPDSTAIGY
- a CDS encoding membrane dipeptidase, producing MHPLLRYTFTVFAATSIATATFADKSERTPRDDWSEAQLLELAKEVHDSCLTIDTHMDVPIVLKRPGFDISDEHSWHDHASQVDFPRMEAGGMDGGFFVIYVGQGELTHEGRANAIASGFEIARLIHDTVEQHSALAAIATSSEEAYAIREEGKRVVFIGIENGYTIGRNIDLLRDYHQLGARYFGITHSRNNDLADSSTDPDGNLHMGLSDLGRAAVEECNRLGIMVDISHASDKTAWDILELSETPIIASHSACYACWPHPRNLNDALLKEIAARDGVVQMNMFSAYMMEVPENEQRSEAMKAWFEKYRSGKELTEEEQVASVEEYVAIQQEFPKPLSTVSAVVDHIDHMVEVMGIEHVGISGDFDGGGGVEGSMDIGQMMPITVEMLRRGYTEDELELFWGANVMRVLDACQDYAEALAAEEAKQET
- the dut gene encoding dUTP diphosphatase, whose translation is MSTVNLLVKPINDAARSRYANHGHFHEGDAGLDLYTLESMRVEPGETAMIKFGISCEPASGRAYFLIPRSSISKTPLRMSNSIGLIDGGYRGEIMAAVDNIKSEAFVVEAGTRLFQLVFPDCGPISYQLADELSETSRGSGGFGSTGK
- a CDS encoding metallophosphoesterase, which codes for MNPSGSSSLVIPDIHQNILWTESILQAEADSVDRIIFLGDYFDPKLPCAATAEETAIYISSLKDRFQENRFTFLVGNHDLPYLYDIQQHALGKPVWKNPYSCNAYDPDNTRGISQALSKRFLESLEPLTLAHGWLISHAGVHEYHLESYEGSPEESFARYRDELRSKLKSLPSDRDVALAGVGPARGGIDAFGGVTWLDWHGEFEDTLPWPQIVGHTILEKPDRNERSWNLDTRAGHYGILSDSDLKVKPFAKELS
- a CDS encoding ATP-binding protein, with protein sequence MSLHARETGVPSFRVFEPEMTGVHQGINSIRQDGLGRLLIASGTDLVTFDGNDWVQYRQVSFHGEKTWAVLDTVVGGDGVLYAGTEYGFHKIEFLRGFQFRLVPVFQEEGKEPRSMFYFRKLQSAGDGIYGFGYRHLSYFDLEKGELRHLTHRRDFGISHAARDADGDLFLFNTVGGLWKREAERWVEKRPAGDPSSMRVVRSHVELPDGRLILGTDYHGLLELANDSLVAYPTEIDDVGASTVKDLALLQDGHIVVSLLGFGVALMNEAGEFVQVMSRDLDYRFSEASHLLPTSDGVVWAALEDSVARIRFMDPISEYTPYVGESLLFPRFARRDGRMHVIANFELHAAQYYRGGALKGFQKRPVPKADRLNFIYPVEEGLLCAGNRRIFLLRDDDSIETVADAKHTYLIAPIGQGGGLLACASQESYFLLERRSGSWSAKGQGIPSGGMSYEYVTASDGSVWIEHGLGKVARLSLKNEALSARIFTEQDGIGNSWINLWEIDGEALLSQDGDPYVKWVEEQGRFVEVNGVMDMIRSEFNGPTKGSQDVDGNVWVPASASHGVLRRSADGSYWKDSVTLSIVNNERILKARPGDVGEIWMRGVNFVGRYDERYALNEGEAQAPTVYRIESLENPETLFDLSDRAEDSVFAFPYKDRNLRFLFTAPTLGARRAVAYEVFLSGLTDGWVSRDGVSSFEVANLAAGDYEFKVRVRYEGGRTGPEAQLAFSLEPPFYRSGVAYLSYGAFGAFMMIGIVTAARKRERGKNRLLKELVEKRTQELDAANASLKEMFEKAEAGNAAKSTFIATISHEMRTPLNAIIGPSSMLAEELKGLTGSQKKMLSLIHNSATHLLSLINDILTFSGKGGKASEVSLREFDLHLLLDELTDAFSQKAVSKGLDLRCRIEDGTPVCWLGDEMRIRQLVINLLDNAHKFTDEGAITLEASRGEGSGGVLRIQVSDTGIGVGPMDVESIFDPFVQGEDVTERSYEGTGLGLAICKQLVEQLGGRIGCEPLDPCGSLFWFEIPMESLDAKLTASRNSELTDERLLKLNGKRILVAEDDQSNRAVAELELDRLGCQATFAANGEQAVSLLAQHRFDAVVLDLKMPKMDGLQVVKTLRAQESERRVPVIAASSYLSDQMRRQCREAGFDGFLDKPIELGEFARALGALLIEVADESRENAS